The Coffea arabica cultivar ET-39 chromosome 10e, Coffea Arabica ET-39 HiFi, whole genome shotgun sequence region GTAGCAGGATTcgcataaaaaaataaaaaaataaaaaacaacaacaacaacaacaacaggtGTAGTCACTGCAAATAAACTAAAAAGTCCTATTTGTCTCTTCCCTGCTGAAATTAAGAAGAAATGCTACCTAAGCTACTCAAATGATGATGCCGACAGCCACTTCAACAAAGTAAACACTTACTACCGCAAAATTGACAATGCACCAATTAGAATGAAGAACTATAGATGCTAAAAAAGACCTAGAATAAGTAAAGCTTCTCACATCTAATACCAACAATTTTCAGAATGATGTGATATTTATGTCATATATTCATTCAGTGTTGCAGAAAACAGAAATTAGCATTTCAAAGGTATCTCACATGCTGCATCATATCCTCTATACTTCTACAAAAACCATTTGCTTTTAGTGGTCCCCCTTCATTTATAATGGCCAGAAGATAAGACAACCCTGGTTCTACTAATTCCCAGACTTGAAGTGGAAATCgtgtaatttaaaaaaagaattaacatcATAATGACAGAAGTTGTCTCATAGTCCAATTGGTAGAAAGAAACACGTCATTTACAACTtatgaccaaaataccacctTAAAGCCGTTCTCAAGACAACTAAAAACTTTTAATGCCATTGCAACCCATCTCAGAAAGCAGTGGCAGGCCCAGAATCTGTGGTTAGCCAGGGGCTATATGTATAGATAATTATCATTTTACAAGTGTAACTTCAGAATTATGGCTAGCATGTTTTTTCTTTCTGTCCTTTAAATTATCCAATCTTGATATCTAATCGCATCTCAaagtaaaaaaatgaataatcaaatttcaacaACTTCTTTTTTATCATCAACATTATTTTAACATAACAACAGTAAAGTTAAGTGTATTAAACATAATAACAATGGTATCTAATCATTAGTAAACACAAATGTGCATggatatatttattaatataaatacTCAGTCTTTTCATCCTTAACATCCTAAGGGGAAAAACACAACTTGACCATTCTCCAGTGCCAAAAAGTGAGTGACAATTATATCTTAGAATGCAAAAAGGAAGTGCACAAATAGAATTTCTAATTAAATGTGAAACGTAGTTGTATACGTTTATGGGGAGAACTTTTGAGAATATACAATTTTATTAGCtgcaaatataaatataaaaagatcACATGCATGCAGAACCAAGTACGTAAATTTGAAATTAGACagatcaaaaatgaaaatttaaaccAGATAAGTAATCGAAAGGTGTGCCCAGTTCTAGCTTTAAACAAATTTTTCTTGACATAATAGATAAAGTTCTAACAAGTTAATATGTAATGCTAAAGCAGTTAATAACAAAATGAATTTTATAGATCAATTAACTAAATAGCAAAGGTCAAAGACATTCAAAGAGGAGTATCagttcaaattttacataaagcAAAAGCTAGGAGAGGGGGCAatgaaattttgtcaaaatctTGGTTGGGGCGGCCAGCTGCTAGAGGAAGGGGGGTGAGagaaagaattgaatgaaaattttcaaaatttcctagtgactaaaagaaaaaatcccAAAACTTTGGGGGAGAGCTCCCCTAGCCCCCCTCCCCCCCAATTTGCTCCATTTATCAGAAACATAGCCATGTGGACTCTAAATCAATGTATGGTGCAAAACCTAGTcataaaaggaagaaaaagaaatcatgGTTACATGTCACATCTCTGTATCTATAGTTTTTTCACTAAGTGTTTTACATCCTCATTCAAAGGTCTTAAACGTGCTACTATCTCCCCTACACATTTTACTTGCTGTGGTAAGCTTATAATACTTTCCCAAAAGACAAACTCAGTATATCTCATGCGCCACTTATTACACCAACATCTCTTAGAATACCTAAACTGATAAAATTGCACATCTTTCATTGCCTCAATTGCTGTAAAGGAAAATGCTTCTACACTCATAAAATCTCCACCTTAAGATATCTAAATTCTTGAGTAAACTGCAACATTCTTCCACCATAGAACAACAGTATCTGGATACTGCACTTCAATCTCCTTCCAATCATAACATAAATACCTAACCACTCATTACCTTATTACATGAAAATACGCGATACAAAACCTACTTCCATCCAAATCCCAAAAACCAAATAGCACTCCAAATATCCCATTCCATTAGTATCCCATCAGACTATTGAATCGTGACTTAAAATCATgcagcaacaaaatcaaaacacCTTCATCATTATATTGTACAGATTCTCTTACCATCCATCATTTTTTCCCATTTATAACTCATAAAAGAAAAGCCCTTAAATCATCATTACACAAAAATACcaactccaaaaaaaaagagagaaaatcccAAAAATACTATTGCAACTGGTCCCAGATTACCAAAACAAAACTAGAAAGAGCCAATCAAAGCCCTCCAACCCATTATAGATTTATCCTCATAATTCCATCCACgaaacccagaacagcaattaTTTCTAAAACATAGGAAATTTAAACATTAAATGacaattttaaatgaaaaaaggaGGAGTGTTTAAGAGGGATTACGAAATAGGAAAAGCCCGGCAAAAGCGCCAACAGCGGTAGAATAGAAAATCCGACGAATGCTCAAGTCCATACACACATCCCACTTGGCATTTACGTCATCGTAGGGAGGCAAtggtggtggcggtggtggGATTtcagctgctgctgctgctgcggCAGGTGATGCAACTGGTGCTTCTCCTTTCTCTTCCGCCATTTCTTTTCCGTGAAGAAAATATCACAATCTTGACGAAAATAGAAAGCTTAGAGGCAatattaacccttttttttcctatatttcctttgatttcttcttcttcttcgtttTCCTCTTCTTACTGGGTTCGCATATAATCCGCGAGGGTTTCGATTCTGTCTGCTCTCGTATGCtttagggtaaaaaaaaaaaaaaacggttcTAAATCTATTATACAAAAAAGTCCTCTTGGTTTTGGCGACGTACAACAAGATACCTTATTTTAACGAAATTGTAAAAGTAACGAAATTCATTATatttaacggaaatgacttattagtatcttaaaaaaaaatttattcctaatttttaacaaatatatatGTTTCATCCCTTAATTATCAATTATTTCTGTctagaaaataaaacaaatgattttatTGAGCcgttttttgtttaattatattagaatagttttgtcatttcatccatttccgttaagtttaacggattccgtcacctttataatttagttcaaaacatgaggtgtcGTATTATGCGTTTTGAAATTACGAGAAgcttttctgtatattagatttaacatgaaatttttttattttttaccctatGCTTTAATTTGTGGAGTTTTCCCGAATTcctgaaatttttttcttttttctctttttttttttagggaaaaTTTTTGTTAATGGGGTGACTCTTTTGGGCCTCTGTTGAGTTAAGATTGGGTAGGTGGATCTGTTCATTTTATGGATTTCCATGGATGAAGCCCGGCTCAGTAGAAACGACATAGGCCTATTTAGTTTTGATTTAGAAATTCTTATAGCAGGTGCAGTCCATTCCTATTACATGTACTCTCCTTTTTTggattaattacatttaccccCCTTGAGGTTTGcctaaaatacaaaattaactttgaGTTTTGACCGAATTACAGTCTCCCCATTGGAATAGACAAATGTTTACCCATGTAGCCCCTATCGTCAAGAAtgccattattgaattccaaagttttaatGGGCCAAATTTCTTCCATTAACGCTATCAAAACCCTCCATGGTTGCCATCCTTTCTTCGCCCCATCTCCCTACTCCATCAAAAACTTGTCATCATTACGACAAAAATTTAGGTTAACCTAATCTTATAAATTATGTGATCCAAATTTTGCCACACCATCGATTCTTAAGTTAGTGAGATAGTGTAGAAAAATTTAGATCATAGAATTTATATAGATCGAATTTATCTAAGTGTTTGCCGTGTCACTAGTGACTACTATCACTCTCACCTTTTTCTACGTAATTATGCCAATAGATCCCCCTTTTTTCCCTATATATAATATCATAATTTGCAAAAGCTAGCCCTCTAAGCACTATTTCAATCACCATTTCAAAGGTCAAATAGAAAAAATCAAACTCAACCAATAATAGATGAAACAACCAAACTTCAAATTAAATAGGTGTATCATATTACTAAGCACCAAAATAAgatggacgaaatttcttttttctaaaccTCTTGTGTTTGCCaaatttttttgaaggaaaatttgcaTTGTCTCCCACTTTATTGTTACAAGTCTTTGCATTGTCTCCCACATTGGTTCTTTGGTTAAAAATTCTTGCGATCCCTTGTTTTCTAGCCTTCGGTCCTTCTCATGGCATTACTTTGCCGATTGGTTTCAATCCCAATTTGGTTCATCTCGATTTCATTCTTGTTTTTTGTTTcaagaaaagtaaaaagaatTTCTAGTTCTTTGGGCCATGTTCTAGGAATAATCGTACTTTTAAGAACAGTCACTCAAATAAGAGTTGATcttggaagttttcttgaattagGCTTGATGCATTTCTAGAATGCGTTTAGGTAGAATTTTTGAAGgacaaaaaaaatggaaaaataggGCCAAAATCTAGGAATAATGACATTTTTAAAAACAATCGTCGAAATAGAGCTGCCCTTTGAAGTTTTCTTGAACTAGGCTCGACACATTTCTAGAATGGGGTGAATTTTATCAAAAAGAACATTTATTCACAGAACTTGGCCAGTTCTTTGCGTTCATTGACACATCCCCAATCCATTGCAGGAATTTTTGTTCAAAGGGTTTGATTTAAAGATTGGATTTGGGATCCCTTTGAAAGGGTAGTTGTTAGTTGGTGTAATTTGGTATATGTGAAGATGTTGGTATAAGTTATAACTGGTGAAAGTAATGACTATGTTAATGACGCTCAGATGTTTGGGTAAGTGGTGGATTTGGATCTCGAGATGGTTCAAGGTAGAGTGGTGAAGAAAAGGAGTAGGGTGATAAGTTGCAAAGAGCCAAAAACTGAAGATCAGAATGGATTTGGGTAAACACAGTTCATTTGGTTGATTTTATAAGGATAGAAGGGTAACAGTGGAATGGATAAAGTTATAACTGCCACAAGAACTTCTCTTGGACAAAAGCTTTGATTACATTCTAGTTAGTGTTCTTTATCCtataatctcttttttttttctcgaatTTGAGGTCGAGATCAGAGTTCAAGTTTTATATCGAGAGATTGTTgaactcgaattcgagttcAAATTTAATAAAATTGAGTCGAGACCCGGCTCAACTTGGTCAAAACTCGATTTGATTCGACTCATTTGCAGCCCTACTTATATTATCATTAAGTTAGGGGTATTGATAATTTGGCCAAATCTAGGGGTTCAACTTGTCATTTAGTCAAACCTCAAAAGAGTTGAATGTAATTAAGATTAATCTTGTATAAACTATCACCATTAAATACATAacaattaatttaaatttaaatttgaaatctaaattttatatatgtgtCAATATTCTAATAATGATGATGTATACAGTATTAATCAATATAATATAAGATTAACTCATAAAATTATCCCTTGCTTTTTCAGTTATCGTGCATCTACTCCTAAGTAAAAAAATTAGCTCAAGTGGTGAAGACTACCTAACGAAGATGACGGGTGCTCTTGAAATTGTTTCCACACGAGAACGAAGCTTTGGCTTTGCCACCATATAATTCTAACTTGTTAGCAAGacaagggagaaaaaaaaattttatttgttgacacgataggttttccatttttctcctATTCCTACTCTATGCTAAGGAGGAGAGGGTGGATTCAAATGAACCAAAGGAATAATTCTAACTTGGCAACAAGACAAAGGAGAAACGAGTATGAGTGCAAAGCTGGTAAGATTTtaagaaaatcctaaaaatgATTGTTAGTTAAGAGATTTGATCCCATGACTTGCACCCAAAGAAAGCTGATAGCCAATTATTCTAATGATAATTAGTTAGATATGGGAGAATAAACcttcttaaacaagaataaacaaGTAACAAcacaattttgatcatttcggAAAAAATAAAGCAGGATGTATTGAAAGAATTGGAACATTTTTACTAAAGCACAAAGCCGATGTAGTGAGAAGCAAAATTCCAAACAACAAAATAAGGGCAGTAGTGCTCCACATGATGTCAATAATATTGAAAGAATGCAAGTACCAGAGCTATGGTGGCAGACTTCATCAAGcttatttgtttagtttaatgaatttaaattatacttaaatttgattttgatatgAGTCAAGTTTGAAGTTTTACCTAATATAAAATACTAGTTATGTTTGGTTTGAGTCTTTAAACCAAATCTGAACAAGTTTTTTATCAATGGAAATTGTTTGAAACATCAAGTAAATTAGATCCTTTTTTTAGACAAGAATTTGGAAGaataaaatgacatttaaacCCTCCAAATAGTAGCATAAGAAATTCACACACATCTACCTACTAGATAAGAGAACAACTCAAGTTCTCCATTGAATGCAAAGTGTCATGGTGTTATTGGAGGAAgcaattttcatttctttattttgggCATTAAGGAGTGAGAAATGTCTATTTGGGACTTGGTATCCAAATTGTAAGTATCAATAGTTCCATACTATTTGGGGCTAATTGGTAATAATAGCTtaattattttcctttctttcttttgtttgtatttttattgGTGACAAAGGTCAGTTGGG contains the following coding sequences:
- the LOC113711015 gene encoding MICOS complex subunit MIC10-like encodes the protein MAEEKGEAPVASPAAAAAAAEIPPPPPPLPPYDDVNAKWDVCMDLSIRRIFYSTAVGAFAGLFLFRSPVTRWTSVGLATGIGIGTAFTECSYIFGRSPAKLTPKISKAPLSKDAEH